In a genomic window of Bradyrhizobium ontarionense:
- the hypE gene encoding hydrogenase expression/formation protein HypE produces MTMHQRQLDLRSGCVDLSHGAGGRAMAQLISGLFHEAFGNGWLARGNDQSAFDVAAGRMVMTTDGYVVSPLFFPGGDIGSLAVHGTVNDIAMAGARPLYLSASFIIEEGFRFADLKRIADSMGEAARAAGVPIITGDTKVVERGKADGVFISTAGVGVLPDGLDLSADKARPGDRVLLSGSLGDHGVAIMSKRQNLTFDTEIVSDSASLHGLVADMVAAGGHGLRLMRDPTRGGLAATMNEIAQQSNLGFRLQEDAIPVKPAVAAACELLGLDPLNVANEGKLIAVVSPDVAGAVLAAMKAHPLGRDAADIGEAVADDHRFVQMATSFGGGRIVDWLSGEQLPRIC; encoded by the coding sequence CGTCGATCTCTCGCACGGCGCCGGCGGCCGCGCGATGGCGCAGTTGATCTCCGGCCTGTTCCATGAGGCGTTCGGCAACGGATGGCTGGCGCGCGGCAACGATCAATCGGCTTTTGACGTGGCGGCCGGCCGCATGGTGATGACGACCGACGGCTACGTGGTGTCGCCGCTGTTCTTCCCCGGCGGCGATATCGGTTCGCTCGCGGTGCACGGCACCGTCAACGACATCGCCATGGCCGGCGCCCGGCCGCTGTATCTCTCGGCCAGCTTCATCATCGAGGAGGGCTTCCGCTTCGCGGACCTGAAGCGGATCGCCGACTCGATGGGCGAGGCGGCGCGCGCAGCGGGAGTCCCGATCATCACCGGCGACACCAAGGTGGTCGAGCGCGGCAAGGCGGATGGCGTCTTCATCTCCACGGCGGGCGTCGGCGTGCTTCCGGACGGCCTGGACCTGTCGGCGGACAAAGCGAGGCCCGGCGACCGCGTGTTGTTGTCGGGCAGCCTCGGCGATCACGGCGTCGCGATCATGTCGAAGCGGCAGAATCTCACCTTCGATACCGAGATCGTGTCCGACTCGGCGTCTCTGCACGGTCTCGTTGCCGACATGGTCGCAGCCGGCGGTCACGGCCTGCGCCTGATGCGCGATCCCACCCGCGGCGGGCTTGCGGCGACCATGAATGAGATCGCCCAGCAGTCCAATCTCGGCTTTCGGCTGCAGGAGGACGCCATTCCCGTGAAGCCTGCCGTCGCGGCGGCCTGCGAGCTGCTCGGCCTCGATCCGCTCAATGTTGCCAACGAGGGCAAGCTGATTGCGGTGGTTTCGCCTGATGTGGCCGGCGCCGTGCTCGCTGCCATGAAGGCGCATCCGCTCGGGCGCGACGCCGCCGACATCGGCGAAGCCGTTGCCGACGATCATCGCTTCGTGCAGATGGCGACGAGCTTCGGCGGTGGCCGCATCGTCGACTGGCTGTCGGGCGAGCAGCTGCCGCGGATCTGCTGA